The sequence TGTGCTCATATATTTAATGTCCGCAAAAAGTTAGATCCATAGTCCATCGATTAGAGGTTACTAATCGTAAGCGTTGAAACCATTATTATACAAGTTATTTCTGCAGTTTGATtacagaaaatataaaaaatatactaTCAACTCGAACTTCTCAAGATTTAAGTATCTTCAAAAGAGAATTAAAATGCAGTTACCTGATTAGTTTTGAAAGCATCTTAGTATCTTACAAATGTATGCTGTGGCAATgccttttatttatattttttttgttcttacCAATTTTCAATTGTATCATTTCCTTTCTTACTTAGTTGTTAATGAGATATACGTGACATATTATAatggattttattattttggaatccatattttttaataaataattcaacCCAACAATTATGGTAATGAATCTATGAATTCTAGAACTATACAAAGAGAAGGAAACATTCTTTGGCCAAGAAAGCACTCGGAGAAACAAGTAAAGGCAAGGCTGTGTTTTCTAATAATGAAATGGGAGATATCGTTATCAAGGTATTTTAGAAGAAATTTTACTGGGCAATTACTTATGGTGAGTCTAAAAAGTTCAACCTCCAATGCAATTTTTTCCATCCCAGTTATGCTATGCATTAATGCCATTTGGGCTGTCAACCAACATCCAAAAACATGGCAATGGGCCCGATCCATTGAAATCAAGTCGGGTTTCACTTGATGAGACTCGATGGCTAACCAATAAGGTGATTTTGTTAATATACCTACCCCGATTTATAGCTGTATGTGGTAGTTTTTCATTGAAGTCTAGTCGACTAGTCCAATTATATTTTGCTTGATACCTAGCCGACTTATAGGACATGGGTATTTTCTCCTCATTTCGATAAGCGGTCCAGTTTGATTATCCGATAATAAAATGAGATTTTAAAATCCCtgtgtttttataaatatattctttaaatgtttattagaaaatatcaatgttttcttttatttaaaaaaaatatggcaGTTAATCGGATCCGAACGAGTACCGTCGGGTTAACAACCCGGACCGTTACCGCCTATGCTGTTAGGGTCAGGATTTTCTCAACCTGAATCTGGACCGGCCCGTGGCCAGATCTAGTCTCAAGCCCGGTCTGTTGTCATCACCACCCATGCATATGACTACAAATGGTATCTTGTCAGAGGATAATTATACACGTGTGTGtgtctctatatatatatattaatcggCAGGGATAATTACATATGTTCACTTGGGAAATTTTGGGGAACAACCATGGTTAAACTTCCTTACCGAAAATAACCCGTCCAGGTATATTTCAACAAAAGTTTGACTAGAATTGTTTTGCTAACTGTTCGTGTCTCTTTAATAGCATGTTTAGCACTTTTGCACCCTAGAAAATATTAAAGCATTAATGgaaaattttaacattattctattgaattaaaatgatatatgaaTTTGATAATTCATTATAATTGTCTAAAAACCCAAAAAGTTTTCTTAAAGATTATTTAACAGTTTGTCTTGATAAAATGTAATAACTTGATAGGTATTATAATAATGTTGCTCCAACTATAACGGTTAAGTTGAAGATGTATAAGACTATGTTTAAAATCAAGATGCTCATGTGTTAATCGGAGGATATACATTCATCATTCTTTGATGGAGAgaccttaagaagaatttgaagtatTCTCACAGTAGCGAAAAATTTGTCTCGAAGGAGGTTATGACACAAAAACCAAGTAAATTAAGCATGTTCTGGGATCTGTTGGGCTGTGGTAACAAATTAACAACGAATAGATTATGGAGAAATTAAATAGACATCATGCATGACCTTTGTTTTGGttgattgattttattttatttatgcaaATGCAAGTCCAGGAGAATGAATACCTTCCTGTATTTGTTAGATTATCCACCTTGGCCAGGAAGAAGACTAATACTATGACTATGAGTTGTAACATGttcacttatatatatatatatatatatataaaagaaattattaCACTGAGATACAACACAGATACAAAATTTCATGTAATCTCAATGCAACATGATTACAACAATGAGATAGAATTACAACAATTCCTTGTAGTACTGCccatatatgtattatatgtaCATTGATTGTATTTGTATGTGTATGGAAAGCAGAATCATTCTTGTGTATGTGTATGGAAAGCAAAATCATTCTTTTGGATTGTACTTACCAAAAGCTATTCTCCTCTTCAATAGCGCTCTTCCAAAACAATGCAACCAACTTTttctatgcaacaaaaatccTATAAAAGCCACATTTCCAGGTTGCTGTTTGTATTCCATTTTGCGCAAAATCCGAGTCATTTTTCTCGTCTTTCCAACATAAACCAACCCTATTGTGCATGTTGAAGCTCGCATAATATGAGTTTCaagttttctttttctcttgaGTACTGAGTTGTTACTACAAAAAGATGGCCACTCTGAATTCTGGAGAAGGAAAGGCGAGACATGATGATGCTTTGACTAGAGAAATGGAAGAGGAGTTGAAGAGAGTGGGTCTTGAATCTGGTATAATGATTCTTAAATCATGTGATTCTGTTGAGGAGCTTCTGCGGAAACTTGATGTGAGCCCCAATCGACTCTTTTTCATTTAACTCATGTATCCCCTTTATGCATCATGTCTATGGTTTTTGTAAaggaatttgattattttttgagATTTGGGGCCGGGTTTGACTCGAACTTGAGTAACTCTCATTTCTGAGAGCAGGATGCCACTTAGCCTATTTGGCTTTTGGCGATTTAAATGGTTTTTGATGCCAAGattcatgtttttttaaaaaacaagatTCATTCGTTTTAAAGATCGGTAATTTTATACTTTATGTTCAGAGATACTTATAATTTTGTTGATTGTTGTTAAATTTTTTGAGGTAAAGATGTTTTTGTAACTGATGATTTGATCAGCGTGTGTAGAATGACTCATTCATAGATCTATCAGGAGCGGACCCAAGATTTTCTTATTGGAAgctaatttttatttgaaaaaatatttattaataaaaatctaTGGATCTTACCTCTTTATGTATGTTTTTTTAGAGTACTTCTTTTGTATGTTAATATTTTAACttgtttgtgtttttttttgaaTAGCAATCATGCAAGTAATGAGACAAAAAATTAATAGATTAATATCCTAAATATCTCTAAATTTAATGGTGAATGTTAGGGTGTATTTTAACAACTAAATTATTTTGTAGAAAAATATCGCATGAAAATTTGATGGGTTCATGAACAAAtcattttttatctttaaattaaCTTGCACAATTGATTTACTGAGATCATAAGAATGACACCACCTAATGAAACCTTCAATGAAGACCAAATGAAGGTATTCTTCGCTTGTCAAGATTTTCTTTTCCATTGATCGGCTTATGATGATGATATTGTTTCTACTTTCTCCCATAACCACTATGTGTAGTTAATTGAAGTTTCTTGTGCAGGATTACTTTAAGCTACTTAACACTACTTACCGAAAATTGTCGTCCATGGATGGTCGAAATCACACAAAATCTGTTTCAATCATCCAAGCTGTTTCTGCTTGTCAGATATGCGTTCGGATGTTGGACTTTGAATTGCACAACACCATTTTTGAGATGTTCGAACTTTTCTTGGACGGGATACAGTAATATTGCTTatttttcctctcttttttaTTTCATCACATGTTAAATTTACATGCCAATATTAAATATTCCTTGTTTCAGATAATTTAAGTCATTATCGGTCTCCACGATTGGGAAATAATATCAAAACTTTCTATTCATTGCACTTGtcatttaggagaattaaataGATCGATTCCGGAGCTTACAAATGATATCTTTACACCTCATGTGATATTTAATCTTATTTCGTAGTTGGGAACTCACTTAACTTATCTTCTTTTGCTAAATTTAGATTGAACCATCCACAAGAAATATTCTCAAGCTTGGAACACATCATGACTCTGATAATTCAATATATTGAGGAGTCTGATGAGTTCGTGGTGGAGCTTACTAAGATCTTTCTTGTTGCTTTAAAGAAAGGAAATAAAGTAACTGATTTTAATCTTTTAGATTAATTTTTACTGATAACAGTATATCCTATAATCTCTTGATTCCATTACTTCTTTTTCTTTCAGAACATTTCACCATGTGCCTTGCAACTAACCAGAAAGGTATTTGAGAAATGTGCAGACATCATGCACAATTCTGTTCCAGAAGCTGTAACACACATGGGGGATGCAGTTCAGGAGTATGATGATGTAATTGTATCATCATTCCTTGGCGCAACTCAAAGCGATAACATGGTGTGTCTCTTAGTAATCCTGTAGTTATTTAGCAATTTAAGATTGATTATGCCTATTGAATGTGGTGTGTTTCTCTAGTAATACTATAGTTATTAATCAATTTAAGATTGATTATGACCTTTTGAACATGGAGGATGCAGTTCATTGTAATTGTATCATCATTCCTCGATGCAACTCCAAGCAATGACATGGTGTGTTTCTCTAGTAATGTTGTAGTTATTAATCAATTTAAGATAGTTATTTAGTGTATCTGGTAATTTTCCTTTTTGTAAATGATTGCTTTGTTTCAAAGTAATCTTATTTCTTTATCTTTCGATTGTTTGTAATCATTCTACCATGATGAAATAAATCAGATGAACAAATTATTTCTTCAATATCTGCTTTTATGGATCAAGAGCTAAGACCTCTAGGCTATCTGGCTATCACTTTTTTCAGTAGCAATACCAAAAAACAGAAGAAAGTGTCAATGGCTACTCACGCCATCCTCCTTTAGCCCATAATCTCCTTGAATTTTCCTAATCAAAATTCTTCACACAATACCCTCTATCCTTTATCACCACATTGAGAAGAATTTGAAGTGTTCTTACAGCAGTGAAAAAATTTGCTCGAAAGAGGATAGGATACAGAAGCCAAGTAAATTAATATGTTCTGGGATCTGTTGAGCTGTGGGATACAAAAGCCAAATAAATTAACATGTTCTGGGATCTGTTGGGCTGTGGTAACAAATAAACAAAGAAGAGATTCTGGAGAAATTAAATAGACACCATGCATGACCTTTGTTTTGGttgattgattttatttttttatgcaaatgCAAATCCACCTTCCTATTTTTGTTAGATTCTCCACCTTGGTTAGGAAAGAAGAATAATCCTATGACTATGAGTTGTAACATGTTCACTTGTATTTGTTTttaagatgaaaattttgaaattgcaCTTATAGATCTCACCTTCATATCAATCTAAACATGAATAAGAAATAAAGGGGTCAACCAGAAATTTATGACAAAATCTTGAAATATAATTAACACCATATTTCGttgaattttattcatattctagtgatatttgaaaaaaaaaatctatcccACTGAGATACAACACATATACAAAATTTCAGGTAATCTAAATTCGACAAGATTACAACAATGAGATAGAATTACAACAATTCCTTGTAGCactatatgtatatgtacataTATACATTGATTGTATTTTTATGCGTATGGATAGAAAAATCATTCTTTTAGATTGTTCTTACCAAAAGCTCTTCTCCTATTCAATAGCGCTCTTCCAAAACAATGCAACCAACTTTTCTATGCCACCAAATATCCTATAAAAGCCATGTTTCTAGGCTGCTGCTTGTATTCCATTTTGCGCAAAAGCCGACTCAATTTTTCTCGTCTTTCCAACATAAAACAACCCTTTTGTGCATTTTGAAGCTCGCAGAACAAGATTTTCAAGTTCAGTTTTTCTCTTGAATACAGAGTTGTTGCCATAAAAAAATGGCCACTCCGAATTCTGGAGAAGGAGACGTGAGATGTGATGATGCTTTGACTAAAGAAATGGAAGAGGAGTTGAAGAGAGTGGTTCTTGAATATGGTAACATGAATCTTAAATCGGGTGATCCTGTTGAGGAGCTTTGGTGGAAACTTGATGTGAGCCCCGATCGACTCTTTCTCATTTAACTCACGTATCCCCTTTATGCATCATGTCTATGGTTGTTGTaaaggaatttgatttttttttttgagatttggGTCCGGGTTTGACTCGAACTTGAGTAACTCTCATTTCTGAGAGCAGGATGCCACTTAGCCTATTTGGCTTGTGGTGATTTAAATGGTTTTTGATACCAAGATTCAtgctttttttaaaacaagattCATTCGTTTTAAAGATCGGTAATTTTATACTTTATGTTCAGAGATActtataattttcttgattgttgtTAAATTTTTTGAGGTAAAGATGTTTTTGTAAC comes from Primulina huaijiensis isolate GDHJ02 chromosome 5, ASM1229523v2, whole genome shotgun sequence and encodes:
- the LOC140976423 gene encoding uncharacterized protein; translation: MGDIVIKMATLNSGEGKARHDDALTREMEEELKRVGLESGIMILKSCDSVEELLRKLDDYFKLLNTTYRKLSSMDGRNHTKSVSIIQAVSACQICVRMLDFELHNTIFEMFELFLDGIQLNHPQEIFSSLEHIMTLIIQYIEESDEFVVELTKIFLVALKKGNKNISPCALQLTRKVFEKCADIMHNSVPEAVTHMGDAVQEYDDVIVSSFLGATQSDNMSCCHKKMATPNSGEGDVRCDDALTKEMEEELKRVVLEYGNMNLKSGDPVEELWWKLDDYFKLLNTTFRKLSSMDGRNHAKSVSIIHAVSARQTCARMLDFELHNTIFEMFELFLDGIQLNYPQEIFSSMEHIMTLIIQYIEESDEFMVELTKIFLVALKKGNKNISPCAFQLTRKVFEKCADIMHNSVPEAVRHMGDAVQEYDDVIVSSFLDATPSNDMDYFKLLNTTFRKLSSMDGRNHTKSVSIIQAVSACQICVRMLDFELHNTILEILHLFLDEIQTFHHVPFN